The sequence below is a genomic window from Fluoribacter dumoffii NY 23.
CGCTCAACAAGAGAATATAAAAATCAAGCTATCACATTACAGCAAGTCGCTCAATTACTCTGGGCCGCACAAGGAGTCACATCAAATCAGGGATTTCGCACCGCTCCTTCAGCAGGAGCCCTCTATCCCTTGGAGGTTTATTTAATCGCAAAAAACGTCACTACTTTATCAACTGGCATTTACCATTACGTGCCCGCAAAACATAGGTTGCAAAAATTAAAGGACGGGGATTTTTCGCTGCAATTAGCGAAAGCTGCGTTAGGGCAAAACGCAGTTGAAGCGGGTGCGGCAAACCTTGTGATCACTGCTGTTTTTTCAAAAATGACTGCAAAATACGGCGATGCAGGAATACGTTTTGCATTAATGGAAGCAGGGCATGCAGCACAAAACATTTATCTGCAGACGGTTTCTCTGAATTTGGCTACTGTATCTATCGGATCATTCGATACCACTCAACTCAAACAGATTTTGCCTGTTACCCATGAAGAGCCTTTATATATTTTACCCATAGGAGGAAAAGAGACGAAAGCAGGGAATCATTCAATATAAAGTGGAAATTATAATTTGGTCCATTGAATGATATTAGTGTAATAATTGTTATAGCTATCAGAATTCAGGGGGGAGTAATTTAAATTTTTTAACATCCCTGTCAGTTTCACAAAAAAATTGCGGGCCTCTTCTTTCTCAGAAAACGCAAATTCCTTGGTGATGATGTCGAGCAGGAGATCAAAAAATTCCTTTTGCCGGTTCATAGGGACGGACACATCAATGGGATCATAAGCATCTTGTTGCAAATAGGTCATATCGAACATGAGTGATTTTTGATAAATAATGTAATCTCTCATGGCAATTCCTTCTTCGCCGGTCACTTGCATCATGTTATAAATTTCTTGTCCTTGATGCAGCATCTGCATTACGTCCATCACTTTATTAATCCAGCAGGGGCCCAGATTGCTTTCAAACCAGGGTTTAAGCTGTTCGAAATAGCGTGACCAGGAGATTAAAGGATCAACAGCTGGATAAAAACGCTTATAGGCCCGGTCGTAACTTAAGCCGAGAAATGTTTTAACCGAATTCAAAGTCGATTGGGTAACCGGTTCTTCAAAATTTCCTCCCGCAGGAGAAACAGTGCCTACTATAGTAAGGCTTCCTTTTGTTTTAGCACCGGATTGAATAATTCCTGCCCGCTCATAAAGTCCCCTGATACTGCTATCTAAATACGCTGGAAAACCCTCTTCTCCTGGAATTTCCTCCATACGTCCGGAAGTTTCCCTCATCGCCTGGGCCCATCGGGAAGTTGAATCGGCAATTAGCAACACATTAAAACCCATTTGGCGATAATATTCGCCAAGGGTGATCCCCGTATAAATGGACGCTTCCCGCGCAGCTACCGGCATTGAAGAGGTGTTACACACAATTATGGTTCTATCCATAAGTGTTCCTCCCATTTTGGGATCAACAAGCTTTGGAAATTCTGTTATGGTTTCTACGACTTCACCTGCACGTTCACCACAGGCCACAATAATTACGATATCGACATCCGCATAACGTGCAATCAAGTTCTGTAAAACTGTTTTGCCGGCTCCAAAAGGACCCGGGATACACGCAGTACCTCCACGGGCTATAGGAAAAAAAGTATCAACCAGACGCAAGGTGGTTATCATAGGTTCGCTGGGATAAAGTCGTGCTGCCAGCCCATTTTTCATTAGCGACCGTGCAAGGGAAAATCGTACCGGCCACTTCTGCAGCATACTGACTTCCCGCACCTTGTTTTCTGAGTCTACGAGTTTCGCGATGGGTGTATTTGCAGTAAACGTACCTTGTTGTATCCACTCCACTTGAATATGGTGCCCCATATCAAATGGAACCATAATCTTATGGGTAAATCGGCCTTCCTGAACCACACCTAATACGTCGCCTCCATTTAGGCTGTCGCCTGCACGGACCAATGCAGAAAAAACCCATTTTTTTTCAGAATCAATGGGCTGTTCGCGCATGCCTCGAGGTAAAAAAAAGCCATATTCGTTGGCAAAATTAATTAAGGGATTTTGCAGACCATCATAGATCATTCCCAATAACCCTGGACCTAGGGTTACCGAGAGTTGTTCTCCTGATTGTTCGACTCGATCACCCACAGCGATGCCGCTTGTTTCCTCAAATACTTGAGCAATGGCAATATCGCCTTTCACATGTAATATTTCGGCCATAATTCGTTGAGGATCTGCCCCTTGCTGTGTCTGCGGACAAATATAAATAATTTCATTCTTGATAAGGGGTTTGGTGCCTTTTTGCCGAATCTCTACAATTCCTTCTTGAATTGCAATCACAATTGCATCCGTTGTAGCTGATTGGGGCATGTTATCTTTCATGACCTGCTCCCTTTGTCGTTCAAGATAATTTTTTGGGTAAGCTCTTTGTCCAATAGCAAACTGGCCAACTTATTCAAGCAATTTAATGCATTTTCTTCATTAAACTGCGACCAGTAATGAATCACATTCCAGCGAAGTAAATAAATAATAATGGCTTCAAAATCAAAGTAATGCCCTGTTTCGCGCAGCGATAAATACTTCCAGATATAGGATAATAAAAACTGTTCGACCGCCACAGTATCTTTTTGCACGATATCTTGGGCAATTTTAGGAAGCCAGGGATATATGGCTTTTAGGCCAAAATCCGGTTCATCCCAATGGCGAATTAATTTGTGACTCCATTGGCTAATCCAATATTCATGAGGGTTTGCGGGCAGCTCCTTTTTTTCATTTCTTATCCGCAGCGCAGCAAAAACACTCCTTAAATCAAAAAACCAGAGAAGCATCTCACGAAGAAACGCAGATTCTGTGGCCATGAGCTTTTGAAATGCTCTTCTTAAATCGCTAACCGGTTGATGCGGCATAAACCAGCTAGTCCAAACTAAATATTCCACGGTAAAGACAACCGTATATTTCTCTAATGGCAGCAGTTTAAGTCGTTTTTCCAGTTGCAGCCTGGAAATGGGGGTATCCTGAATTTTGAAATTTGTATTCATGTGCGGCAAGCTGCTCACTACAGTATAATAGTGCGAAGTCATTGCAGTAATCCCTCCAGAAGCGCTCGAAATCGTGGTTGCATGTGTTTGATAAGCAAAAGACTTACCGCCTCTTCAGTTAAATCCAAAACAATTTCTTCATCAACAAGATGGATTTTAATTCCCGCAGTTTTACTTTCCTGATTTACTTGCATACTCATTCCTTCGCGAAGCATTTGCCGAGTAAGGCTTTGCACGAGATCTTTCAACGGATCTTTTTGCAATAATTCAGGATTTTTTCTAATTTCATCAAAATCAAGGACTCTTTTAGGCAATTCAATCTTGATATTTTTTGCTTTAAATGCCTGAAGTTGTTCGGGAGTATCGAGGGCAACCAGGAGAATCAGCTGTCGCAACATCCCCTCATCATCCAGCTCCTTATGTACCAGACGTTTGACTTCCTGGGAGAACCTATCGATAAGATTTTGCCTTAATTCAAGCCGCATATTGCGGGCCGCAAGCTGCAATGCATCTTCAGCTGCTCTCTTTTCTTGCTGAATCAATTGATGGGACTCATCCATTATGGCCTTCGATTGAGCCCGCGCCTCGTTAAGTAGTGTATTGGCTTTCTCTTGTGCTTCAAGAATTAATCGGGCAGCCTCTTCTTTTCCTGCATTAACTCCATCTTCCCTAAGCCGTTCAATTAAGGCCTCAACCCCTTGAGAAATCAGACCTGTAGTCTTATCTTGCTTTGGTTCCATAGAAAGCTCCTATATCCCATTACTTAACACCAGAGCAAATACAAATATAAATACGGCAAACCCTTCAACTATTGCGGCAGGGGCAATGGATAATCCGAATATTTCAGGTTTATTTTTTGTTGCATTGATTGCACTGGCGCAACAATTACCTTGTTGAATACCACAGATCATTAAAGCAATTCCTGACAGTAAGCCTATGCCAAAAAGACCGCCTGCATTTTGCGGGGTAACGGTTCGGTTCAGGGTAAACATTATTACAATCCCCAATATGGACTGTGTCGAGGGAAGCACTGAGACCCCAATGTATTTACCGTAGCCGGTTTCTGTATCGAGCATCACTCCAATTGCGGCTTGCCCGGCAATAGCACACCCATAGATGCTTCCCGCCGTTGCTAATGCCATCGGAGCAAAGATCCCTACCCATCCCAACAATACCATTAACTCATTCATGGGAAATCTCCTGTTTCTTAAAGGGCTGATAAGAATACCCATCCTCTTTGATACTCCATTTGAAAAACTCAATGTAATTGAGACGCAGTCCATGGACTACTGCACTCATAAGGCATAAAACCACATTCATTGTTTGTCCAATTAATACAACAAGAATCGCTAATACCCAGCCTCCAGGTTTACCAGACTGGGCGATATGGTGCGCCATGGTATTGAAGGTAACCGCTAACGAAGCCCCTGCCATTCCCAAGGCAAATAAACGGAGGTAACTGAGGATGTCTCCAAATAATGAAGGCAATTCGGTTAATGCCCCTATCCCAAGTCTCGCTCTCTTTATAAAGTTCTTATAATCGGTAAGCGGCATATTTCCGGCGAATACTGTAATTAAAAACAGACTCAAGATAAAAAGGATAATTGCGGGCCAGGTTATTGAGTTTTGATGTTTTAACAGACCCATAGCATAAAGCAATACCGCCAGAATCAATAAAATAAAACCAACGCTTTGCATTCGTTCATTCCTATCTGGGGTAAACCAGGCGCGCATCCCGCTCGCAATGCAAATATGCAGACACCCAATGAAAAGAACAATGGACATCATTAATTTAAAATTATTGATATCAATGATTTTTAATTTCGCCAGCCATGTTCCTGCCTTGGGCTCAACACCCCAATAACTCCCAAGTAAGACTCCATATACAATTGAGAAAACACTGATGACTACCAATAAAGGCCTTAACCATATCGCCGCATTGTATTTGCCTAATTTCTTCCACCCGAGAACTGTAAACAAGGCCAAAAGGATTCCATACCCTGCATCCGCAAGAATCATGGCAAAAAATACGGAGAAAGAAAAAAAGACCATTATTGAAGGATCAAGCGCATGGTAACCCGGAGTTTGGTAAAAATTAACCAGCTCGGAACCGCCTTTGAGCCAGGGAGGGGTTTCCAATAAGGTAGGCGGCAATTCCTCAGGCAGGGGATGTTCAATCGCCATACTCAACTGATTTTCCTGGCAAAATTGCATAACAGCTTCTAATTTAGAGTCAGGCACCCAGGCTTGTAAAAGGTAAAATTCCTGATGCTCGCGGGTGTGCCCCAAAGCTTTTTGCAATTCGGTTCTATCGGAAAATTGGGCTACTTCACGGGCGAGCAAGTAGCGATAACGGGTCAAATTACATTGCTCATCCATGAGCTCATCGATTTCTTCATTCAATTCATCCAATTCAGTACTCAATGCGCTTACCGCAACAGAACCAGTATGGATGCGACGAAATGGAAAGTGCTCTTCCTGGGGCTCTTGCTCTGCTAACACAATAATAAAAGCAAACCGCGAGTTACGATATACTTCATGTAAAGGGATATCCTGAGGAATTCTGGTCAAGTCTTTCAAATTAATTTTATAAAACCAAAGTTTTATTCCCGCTAAATCCTCTTCAGCAGGTAAACTAAAATGTCCCCACTCCGATACCTCACATATTCGGTTTTTTAAAAAATCCCGTCGATCAATTGCCATTCTTAAATTTTGCTGATTTGTTAAAATCTTTTTGACTACAAGATCGGGATTAAAATTTTTTCCAAGGAAATGGGGGCGTCGGTGCTCTACCGAATTTTGCAGATAAAGCAAAGCGGCTCTGATCTGATCCACTAAAGTTGTCGAAGGTGTTGTTAGCGCGGGTTTTCCGGGGGGATTAATTGCAATTAAATGCATGCAACCCACATTTTGTAATGCATTAAAAATTTCTGCTTTACCTTGGCTTGGCCCCAGGATACTTATTTTTTTGAACGTGGCTATACTCATCATTGTATCCTTTTCTTTTTAGCGATTTTCGATCTCACTACAGCCGCCCGCTCGTTGTCAGCCAAAAAAATCTGAATTAGCCTGATGTTATTTAATGCTTGAGGAATTAATACTTTTTCAAAAAGATTTTTCCGTTGGGTCACCGTTTGAATAGCTTTTGCCAATAATTGCTGTCGTTCCAATGCTACCTGTAAGCGCAGTTGCAATTCGATCTTTTCGAGCAGCACATCAATAAATTTTTCAAACCAGGGAGGGGTATTGAAGTACACATAATCCAGCGAATTAAATGCAATTGCCTGCACTATGGGTAGTTTGACTCCCACAATATTTTCTTCAGTAATGGATATTTCTTTAATCTGAATAAGCTTGCTAATGATATTCATTGTTCCAACAATCATGGGTAACTCATATTGAATACTGCTTTCCAGAGCTTTTTCCTTTTGTTTTAAACCATTAACGAGAACATCAACCCGGCTGCGTTCCGACAATAATTTTTTTCTTTTCAATTCCAAAGAGGGTAAGAATCTCTGATAATTCTTCAGATTTCTTTGCTCGAGAGTGAGCGATGCTTTATTGAGTTTAATTTGCGTCGCCATGATTAATATCCGGTTGTAACTGTTTTTTTGCCTTAAAATACTTGGCGACAAGCTCCTGTTTCATGAGCAATTCATTCTCATGAAAACATTCTGCAAGGGTTTGCCAGCACAAATCCAATGCCACTTCCAAAGGAATTGCAACTTTGATATCCATGAATCGTTCGCGAAACAAACTGCCAAACTTAAGTAGACGTTCATCAAATTCAGAAATTTCAAAAGCCATTGCTTTTTTTTGTTCCGCTTCACAAGCAGCCGAAAAAAAGCGAATCATCGTATTCATAATTTGTCCGTGATCCTCGCGAGTTTGCTTCCCTATCACATGCTGTTTAAGGCGGGATAAGGAACCAAACGGGTCAATTGATCCGGAATGCAAATAAAGCTGTCCTTCAGTGATGTAGCCTGTATTATCTGGAACTGGATGGGTTATATCATTACCCGGCATGGTAGTTACTGACAGGATAGTTACGGAGCCCGCCCCTTGGAAATCACACGCTTTTTCATATCGTCTTGCCAATTGCGAATACAGGTCGCCCATGTAGCCTCGATTTGATGGAACCCGTTCCATAGCAATACCTACTTCTTTTAAGGCATCAGCGAAAGCGGTCATGTCCGTTAACAACACAAGCACCCGCTTTCCTTCTTCAATTGCCATTTTCTCCGCAACCGCCAAAGCCATGTCCGGAATGAGTAAGCGCTCTAAAATGGAGTCAGAAGCCTGATTTACAAACATAATTGTTCGCGCAATCGAACCATGATCCTCAAATGTTTTGCGAAATGCATAATAATCATCAAACAACAGCCCCATTCCCCCAAAAACAATAACATCAGCCTCTGCCTGGGTTGCAATTTTTGCTAATAACTCATTGTAGGGTTCCCCTGCAATTGAAAAGACAGGAATTTTTTGGCTTTCAACCAGGCAGTTAAACACATCAATCATGGGGATATTGGTGCGGATCATTTTGGAAGCCAGTATCCGCCGCGTAGGGTTTACTGTGGGAGTGCGAATCAGTGTTTTATCCTCCTGCTCTAATTTAGGCCCCCCATCAATGGGTTGTCCTACCCCATTAAAAACCCTTCCAAGAATATTGGGAGAATAGGTCACTTTCATCGGTTGGCCCAGAAAGGTTACTGAAGCATCGGTTGATAAGCCCTTGGTACTCCCATACACTTGCAAGGTAACAATTTCTTCCTCTATGTGAGTAATCTGGGCAAGCAACACCTCTTTTTCAGTATGAATCAAAGCTAAATCGTCGAGCCTGGGGATGGAAACTGCTCCAGTTTCCTGCATTGGCGGAACAATAATTTTAAGAATATCCCCTGTAATTTCATGAACATTTTTATAATGAACATTACTCATTGCATTTCCTCTCGACATTTTTTTGCATGCACCATCATGACAGCCACAGCGCAGGAGCCAATGCGGGAACGAATATTATCAGATCGACTGGTTAAAATGATGGGCACTGCTGCCCCTAAAATGATGCCTGCAGAAACTGCATCGGCAATCAATATCAATTGCTTTGCCAGAATATTACCGGCTTCCAGATTAGGCACCACGAAAATATCCACTTCCCCAATCACTGAAGAGTGAATGTTTTTAGTTTGTGCTGCGTGAAGGCTAAATACATTGTCATATGCAAACGGACCATCCACAATGGCGCCAGTAATCTGGCCACGTTCAGCCATTTTTGCTAAACATGCAGCATCTGTTGTCGAGGTCATTTCAGGGTGGATGGTTTCAACTGCGGATAAAAGTGCAACTTTAGGCATTACTTCTTTGTTAAAGGCATGAAACAAATCAATTGCATTTTGGACAATATCTTTTTTTACCATCAAATCCGGTGCAATATTGATGGCCGCATCAGTAACAATAAAAGGCTTGTGATATTTTTCAATCGCCATAATAAATGCATGGCTAATACGACGAGAAGTGCGTAACCCATTTTCTTTTTTAATCACTGCATGCATCAATTCGTCTGTATGCAGGTTTCCTTTCATCAGGGATTCAACCTTCCCCTCCCGAGCTAATTGTACTGCTTGCTTTGCAGCATCTTCCGGATCGATACTATCAATCAGTTGGTAATTGGAAACATCTACTCCCATTTGTTTGGCAACTTGCTGAACTCTGGATTTAGGTCCAATAAAAACCGGGTCGATTAAACCCAAATGACTTGCCTCGATGGCTCCTCCAAGAGAGTCTTCATTGGAAGGAAATACCACGCCTACCTTAATTTTAGGTAAAGAGCGACATTTCTGCAGGAAATTTTCTGCCAATTTATCCACATCAAGTTTTTTTTCATCCATGTTTCGCGCATCCTTGGCCCAAACGTTCAGGAAGGTTGATGCAAGCAGTGCTGACTGGTTTTTTTAATGGGTGCAGCAGCATTCGAAAAACTGCTTTATCAGCTTGCAGGTTCAAATCGTACCCATAATAAAGGAGACGATTATCGAAAAGGTTATGCAACATAGAACTTCCTTTATCCAGTGCCGCATTAAAGTTGGCTTGCCTATTGCAAGATAGTATAGGCTATTTTGGCAATTTTTATTGCATTTTACACAAGTTATCTGCAAATAAAGTTAAAAATAATCTATTCTTAATAGGATAATGATTAAGGGAATTTGAGCATGGATAGCAGCTTACTTTCAGGAAAAAAAGCTTTAATAATCGGCATTGCCAATGACAGCTCGATTGCTTTTGGATGTGCCCGCGCATTGAAAAAAGCAGGCGCAGAGTTGGCAATTACCTATTTAAATGATAAAGCTAAACCTTTCGTGGATAAAACTACCACTGAACTAAGCCCTTCTATATATTGCGCCTGTGATGTCACTAAAGAAAGTGATTTAAACAATTTATTTTTGCAAATAGAAAAAACGTGGGGAGAAATTGATATAGTCATCCATTCCATTGCCTATGCCCCCAAAACAGATCTACAAAGACCTGTGCATGAGTGTTCTAAAGAAGGATTTCTCATGGCTATGGATATCTCCTGTCATTCATTTATTCGCATGGCAAACCTGGCGAAACCCTTGATGAACAATGGCGGTTCAGTGTTTGCAATGTCCTTTTACGGTGCAGAAAAAGTGGTTGAAAATTATAATCTGATGGGGCCTGTTAAAGCAGCATTGGAAGCTTCTGTGCGTTATATGGCTGTAGAGCTAGGCCCCAGGCAAATTCGGGTCATTGCCTTATCCCCTGGCCCGTTAAAAACACGGGCAGCTTCGGGCCTTGAACATTTTGAGCATTTGATTCAGCAGACAAAAGAAAAATCACCCCTTAAATCCCTGGTTGACATCGATGATGTAGGAGCAATGGTTGTTTTTCTCGCAAGCAAGTATGCAAAAAACATTACCGGCGATGTCATTTATATTGATAGTGGCTATCATATTATTGGTTAATATTTTACTGATCCAGGCGATATAAAATTAAAAAAAACTGTCCCCCTATCTTCTTTTATTTCTCAAGTTTGAATGTAGTGACCCGGGTATCACCTGATGAGAGTCTTACCTCAACTTTATAGTTTCCTGATGGCCATTTCCCGTTGGCATAATTAAACTTAAACGCCTTTGCAATATTGCCGCCCCTGGTGACAAAGTTTTTACCGCTAGTGATAATATTTCTTTCGGGGTTGATTATAAATGCCTCTACCTTAATCCCGGGAAAGGCCTTGGAAATATGCACGGTTAAATAGATCACTTGAGTAGGTGGGAAGGCCGCTTTTCCTTCGGTTACATAACCATCGCTATTTCCGGTATCACTTATCAATATAGCCTCTATTCGCGCAGCGCCTCTCTCAGATTCATCGGTTGACTTTCCGCGCGCCGCTGCCGGAGCCGAAAGCAACAGGAATCCCAGGGATAAGAGCAGCGTTATTACAAAAAGTATCGTAATTTTTAGGGAGTGATGAGTATCAAATCGTGCTATTTCATCCTGAATGTCGGGTTCCATTATGACCTCTTCCTGCACAATATTTTAAATTAGCATAGTCCGCCTTTACTGATTTATCCAATAATGAAAAAGGACTACCAAACAAAAGGAATAAAGCGGGTCCGGACTTTTTTTTGATATTCTGTATATCCGGGTAAGTCCCGTGCAAGTATTTTCTCTTCGTTGAGGATACGGGCAATTAAAATCACCAGAAAGATGGGAATTAAAAGCAGGGTCCACCATGAACCCAGCGCAAGCGGTGTGCCTATAAAAAGGAATAAGGCACCAAAATACATCGGGTGACGGACAACACCATAGAGTCCGTCCGATATTACTTTTTGTCCCTCCTCAACACGAACATTGGCCGCAGCATAGGTATTCTCTTTTGAAACAAGATGAAAAATATAAAATGAGAAAGCAACCATCACATCCCCCATGAGGGAGATGTACCACGGAACCAACGACCAGCCAAAGCGCACATCGAGCGGGGGCAGCACCATAAGCACCATACACATTAAAAAAAGGAAAAAAATAATAATTTTCTGCACCGGCTCTTTTTCATACGAAATACCTGCTTCTGTCCGACGCCTGAGAAGGGCTGGATCATATTTTGCAAGATACACACTGTAAGCGGTGGACGCTATAACAAAAACTGCCAAATAAACCAGGCCTTGCCAGTAGTTTAGAGTACCTGCAGGAATAAAAAGCAGCGCCACCAGAACAAGAACCCCTATAACTGAAGAGCGAATCAGTTTTTTATAAAAAGAATCCATACCGACCCTTTTCATGGAATCTGTCTTTCAAGTCTAGAACTGAAGGCCATTTTATACAACTAACAACCTAATTATTCCAGAGGACTCGCCAAAGGCTTATTTTAATTCACCAAGTTCTAATTAATAAGGGGAGAATACGTTTCCCTCGGAGCGGTGCTTCAATAGGAAGAGGGATTGCGCGTCAGACAACCATCAGGAGATGGATTATGAATTTAAAGGACAACTACCTAACAAAACAACACCTTTCTTTAACGCATAGAAGAACGAAAAAATGATGCAAGGAAATTTTTTAAAAATTGTTTAATCTATTGTTTTTAAAAAAATTAAAATTTGGCAAACATTCCTTTTTATTTTGTATTGAAATTAAACCTGGCTAAGACCAGGCTTAATTCCAAATTTTGCTTCCCAATAGTAACCTGCACTTATTTCCTGATTAATCAGGAAAATGAGCGGCCTTTAGCAACAGCTCCTGCATCATTAGGATTATATTTTTCATTTATATCAAGTGCCGTCATGAGTTCCTCAGCCTCAAGCTGAGAAGGGGTATCAATGGGTGCAGGTTTAAAAAACAATTGAGGGCTGGAGCTGCGCAAGGAGCCATAGCGGGACTCTTTGGTATTTTCCGCGGAATAGGAAGTGAGCGTGGTGTCAGAACCATGATAACCGCATAAATCAGTTAAACTTGAGTGAGTCATTGCCACAAAATCCGCCAAAGTTGTTTTTTCTGAGACAGGGGTGTTGTTCTCTGTAAAGATTTCCCCCTCAAGTTTAAGGAGTTTGCGCTCGTAATAATAAACAAAAGGAAACTTGAGTATATGAACTAAAGCAACTATGGGCAAACTAATTGCCGTTGCCGCGACTGCCATCCCCAAGCGCACACATTGCAATCCCAAGCCAAGAAAACAGGATATGGTCCTAAGTATCACCGCGTCTTTCCATTTTTCGTCATCTTTTACATATTTGAAAGGGTTATCGATTTTGGTCTTGTGGGGCAGTCCATAATTAAGCAAGAAATTAGCTAGCTGAGGTATCATGGTGATATCAACTAAGCCATGCTTCAGCTGATTAGGATGAGGGACATTGCCATCGAGTTTCTCGATGATACCATAATCCCCATACATGATTTTAAAGGTATCCTTTACCCCTTCATAAAAATTATTTTTTATTACTTTATTTAATTTGATTAATGGGTACCAACTGTTTGTTTTCAAGCACTTAATTTTAAAATCTTCATCTGCTTGCAATCTTTCTGAAGCATAAAAGTATAAAGGCGGGCTTTGTCTCACCGCCATAATGGTTATGTTTTCATTATCCTTGAATTTCGCAGGCAGAAAAGCATAAGCGTTGGGATTATATAAAACAGCAGTAAGGGCAAAATCTTCGTCGTTCAATAGTTCGGGTACAACATGGGCTGTTACAAAAGAGTTTCTTTTGATCGCAAGGAGCAGAAATTCCCGATTGGTCCGTAGATCTTCAGGGACATCCTTAAGTAATTGAGGGTTTGCTACTATTTTTTCTAATTCTTGTATTTGATACTTATTCAGCATAATAAAACTCCGGAAACAGCAACACACGGGGACGAGTCAGACCATCCTTAAATTGCTTTTGCTAGTATAAATTGGGGAACAAAACTTCTTTTCTGGGTGAAATATTGGTATGGGTATCTTTCTTAGGTGGATTAAATTTACTGGCTGTGTATATTTTTAACACTTTAGCGGATTTGTCAA
It includes:
- a CDS encoding SagB/ThcOx family dehydrogenase, yielding MKFLHRHKILLLIIVALVFLYLIFRPNPLAKESRVPAQSQTENEIQLPNPLSASSTSIEEALRKRRSTREYKNQAITLQQVAQLLWAAQGVTSNQGFRTAPSAGALYPLEVYLIAKNVTTLSTGIYHYVPAKHRLQKLKDGDFSLQLAKAALGQNAVEAGAANLVITAVFSKMTAKYGDAGIRFALMEAGHAAQNIYLQTVSLNLATVSIGSFDTTQLKQILPVTHEEPLYILPIGGKETKAGNHSI
- a CDS encoding V-type ATP synthase subunit A; this translates as MKDNMPQSATTDAIVIAIQEGIVEIRQKGTKPLIKNEIIYICPQTQQGADPQRIMAEILHVKGDIAIAQVFEETSGIAVGDRVEQSGEQLSVTLGPGLLGMIYDGLQNPLINFANEYGFFLPRGMREQPIDSEKKWVFSALVRAGDSLNGGDVLGVVQEGRFTHKIMVPFDMGHHIQVEWIQQGTFTANTPIAKLVDSENKVREVSMLQKWPVRFSLARSLMKNGLAARLYPSEPMITTLRLVDTFFPIARGGTACIPGPFGAGKTVLQNLIARYADVDIVIIVACGERAGEVVETITEFPKLVDPKMGGTLMDRTIIVCNTSSMPVAAREASIYTGITLGEYYRQMGFNVLLIADSTSRWAQAMRETSGRMEEIPGEEGFPAYLDSSIRGLYERAGIIQSGAKTKGSLTIVGTVSPAGGNFEEPVTQSTLNSVKTFLGLSYDRAYKRFYPAVDPLISWSRYFEQLKPWFESNLGPCWINKVMDVMQMLHQGQEIYNMMQVTGEEGIAMRDYIIYQKSLMFDMTYLQQDAYDPIDVSVPMNRQKEFFDLLLDIITKEFAFSEKEEARNFFVKLTGMLKNLNYSPLNSDSYNNYYTNIIQWTKL
- a CDS encoding DUF2764 family protein, whose translation is MTSHYYTVVSSLPHMNTNFKIQDTPISRLQLEKRLKLLPLEKYTVVFTVEYLVWTSWFMPHQPVSDLRRAFQKLMATESAFLREMLLWFFDLRSVFAALRIRNEKKELPANPHEYWISQWSHKLIRHWDEPDFGLKAIYPWLPKIAQDIVQKDTVAVEQFLLSYIWKYLSLRETGHYFDFEAIIIYLLRWNVIHYWSQFNEENALNCLNKLASLLLDKELTQKIILNDKGSRS
- a CDS encoding ATP synthase subunit C, which codes for MNELMVLLGWVGIFAPMALATAGSIYGCAIAGQAAIGVMLDTETGYGKYIGVSVLPSTQSILGIVIMFTLNRTVTPQNAGGLFGIGLLSGIALMICGIQQGNCCASAINATKNKPEIFGLSIAPAAIVEGFAVFIFVFALVLSNGI
- a CDS encoding V-type ATP synthase subunit I; its protein translation is MMSIATFKKISILGPSQGKAEIFNALQNVGCMHLIAINPPGKPALTTPSTTLVDQIRAALLYLQNSVEHRRPHFLGKNFNPDLVVKKILTNQQNLRMAIDRRDFLKNRICEVSEWGHFSLPAEEDLAGIKLWFYKINLKDLTRIPQDIPLHEVYRNSRFAFIIVLAEQEPQEEHFPFRRIHTGSVAVSALSTELDELNEEIDELMDEQCNLTRYRYLLAREVAQFSDRTELQKALGHTREHQEFYLLQAWVPDSKLEAVMQFCQENQLSMAIEHPLPEELPPTLLETPPWLKGGSELVNFYQTPGYHALDPSIMVFFSFSVFFAMILADAGYGILLALFTVLGWKKLGKYNAAIWLRPLLVVISVFSIVYGVLLGSYWGVEPKAGTWLAKLKIIDINNFKLMMSIVLFIGCLHICIASGMRAWFTPDRNERMQSVGFILLILAVLLYAMGLLKHQNSITWPAIILFILSLFLITVFAGNMPLTDYKNFIKRARLGIGALTELPSLFGDILSYLRLFALGMAGASLAVTFNTMAHHIAQSGKPGGWVLAILVVLIGQTMNVVLCLMSAVVHGLRLNYIEFFKWSIKEDGYSYQPFKKQEISHE
- a CDS encoding V-type ATP synthase subunit D; this encodes MATQIKLNKASLTLEQRNLKNYQRFLPSLELKRKKLLSERSRVDVLVNGLKQKEKALESSIQYELPMIVGTMNIISKLIQIKEISITEENIVGVKLPIVQAIAFNSLDYVYFNTPPWFEKFIDVLLEKIELQLRLQVALERQQLLAKAIQTVTQRKNLFEKVLIPQALNNIRLIQIFLADNERAAVVRSKIAKKKRIQ
- a CDS encoding V-type ATP synthase subunit B, translated to MSNVHYKNVHEITGDILKIIVPPMQETGAVSIPRLDDLALIHTEKEVLLAQITHIEEEIVTLQVYGSTKGLSTDASVTFLGQPMKVTYSPNILGRVFNGVGQPIDGGPKLEQEDKTLIRTPTVNPTRRILASKMIRTNIPMIDVFNCLVESQKIPVFSIAGEPYNELLAKIATQAEADVIVFGGMGLLFDDYYAFRKTFEDHGSIARTIMFVNQASDSILERLLIPDMALAVAEKMAIEEGKRVLVLLTDMTAFADALKEVGIAMERVPSNRGYMGDLYSQLARRYEKACDFQGAGSVTILSVTTMPGNDITHPVPDNTGYITEGQLYLHSGSIDPFGSLSRLKQHVIGKQTREDHGQIMNTMIRFFSAACEAEQKKAMAFEISEFDERLLKFGSLFRERFMDIKVAIPLEVALDLCWQTLAECFHENELLMKQELVAKYFKAKKQLQPDINHGDAN